In Ascaphus truei isolate aAscTru1 chromosome 7, aAscTru1.hap1, whole genome shotgun sequence, one genomic interval encodes:
- the PRPF3 gene encoding U4/U6 small nuclear ribonucleoprotein Prp3 isoform X1: MALSRRELDDLKPWVEKTVKGVLGFSEPTVVTAALNCVGKGMDKKKTADHLKPFLDDSTLRFVDKLFDAVKEGRSSRHSRSSSDRSKKRELKDVFGDDSEVSKDHTNAKKRRIPRFEEVEEEPEVIPGPPTESPGMLTKMQIKQMMEAATRQIEERKKQLSFVGPAPVVRESSGQKVSSAQSERSSIGNTIQPSQAATFMNDAIEKARKAAELQARIQAQLALKPGLIGTTNMVGLANLHAMGIAPPKVELKDQTKPTPLILDDMGRTVDATGKEIELTHRMPTLKANIRAVKREQFKQQLKEKPSEDLESNTFFDPRVTINPSQRQKRSFKFHDKGKFEKIAQRLRTKAQLEKLQAEISQAAKKTGIQTSTRLALIAPKKELKEGEIPEIEWWDSYIIPNGTELSVESLSKRKEFHGITNLVEHPAQLSPPVDTDSPVTLGIYLTQKEQKKLRRQTRREAQKELQEKVRLGLMPPPEPKVRISNLMRVLGTEAIQDPTRVEAHVRAQMAKRQKAHEEANAARKLTTEQRKEKKVKKLKEDISQGVHVTVYSIRNLSNLAKKFKIEANAGQLYLTGVVVLHKDVNVVVVEGGPKAQKKFKRLMLNRIKWDEQTTNHKGGDDESDEESVKKANKCSLVWEGTAKERSFGDIKFKQCPTENMAREHFKKHGAEHYWDLALSQSVLESTD; encoded by the exons ATGGCCCTCTCCAGGCGGGAGCTGGATGATTTGAAACCGTGGGTGGAAAAGACTGTGAAGGGAGTCTTGGGGTTCTCTGAGCCGACTGTGGTCACAGCTGCACTCAACTGCGTCGGGAAGGGAATGGACAAGAAGAAAACTGCTG ACCACCTGAAGCCATTTCTGGATGACTCCACATTGCGGTTTGTTGACAAGCTTTTCGATGCTGTAAAAGAAGGTCGCAGCTCCAGACACTCCAGGTCTAGCAGTGACAGAAGCAAAAAGCGTGAGCTAAAG GATGTGTTTGGAGACGATTCTGAAGTCTCCAAGGATCATACCAATGCGAAGAAGAGACGTATCCCGCGGttcgaggaggtggaggaggagccGGAAGTGATCCCTGGCCCTCCCACTGAGAGCCCAGGCATGCTGACCAAGATGCAG attaaGCAAATGATGGAGGCGGCGACACGGCAGATCGAAGAGCGGAAAAAGCAGCTGAGTTTCGTTGGCCCTGCTCCAGTGGTTAGAGAGTCATCGGGG CAGAAAGTTTCCTCCGCGCAGTCCGAGCGCTCCTCCATAGGGAACACCATCCAGCCCTCCCAAGCCGCCACTTTCATGAACGACGCCATTGAGAAGGCCAGGAAAGCTGCCGAGCTGCAGGCCCGAATCCAGGCTCAGCTGGCCCTGAAACCAGGACTCATAGGCACCACCAACATGGTCGGCCTGGCCAACCTCCATGCCATGGGCATAGCCCCTCC TAAAGTGGAGCTGAAGGACCAGACGAAACCAACGCCTCTCATCTTGGATGACATGGGCCGCACTGTCGACGCCACAGGGAAGGAAATCGAGCTAACCCACCGCATGCCAACCCTGAAAGCCAACATCAGGGCGGTGAAAAGGGAGCAGTTCAAGCAGCAGCTAAAAGAGAAGCCGTCAGAGGACCTGGAATCGAACACTTTCTTCGACCCTCGTGTGACCATCAACCCCTCGCAGCGCCAGAAACGGAGCTTCAAGTTCCACGACAAGGGAAAGTTCGAGAAGATCGCCCAGCGGCTGCGGACGAAG GCACAACTGGAGAAGCTGCAGGCGGAGATCTCACAAGCAGCCAAGAAAACTGGTATCCAAACGTCGACCAGGCTAGCTCTGATCGCCCCCAAAAAAGAGTTAAAGGAAGGGGAGATACCAGAGATTGAGTGGTGGGACTCGTACATCATCCCCAATGGCACTGAACT ATCAGTGGAGTCCTTATCAAAACGAAAGGAGTTCCATGGGATTACAAACCTTGTGGAGCACCCAGCACAGCTCAGCCCTCCAG TCGACACAGATTCCCCGGTGACGCTCGGGATTTACCTAACCCAGAAAGAGCAGAAGAAGCTGCGGCGTCAGACTAGGAGGGAGGCACAGAAAGAACTGCAGGAGAAAGTGCGTCTGGGACTCATGCCACCTCCAGAGcccaaag TGCGAATATCAAACTTAATGCGAGTTCTGGGGACAGAAGCAATTCAGGATCCCACAAGGGTAGAGGCTCATGTCCGAGCACAGATGGCAAAACGGCAGAA AGCTCACGAAGAGGCGAACGCTGCCCGGAAGCTAACGACCGAACAGAGGAAAGAGAAGAAAGTAAAAAAACTAAAGGAAGATATTTCACAAGGAGTCCACGTAACTGTATATAG TATCAGAAATCTAAGCAACCTAGCCAAAAAGTTCAAGATCGAAGCCAACGCTGGCCAGCTTTACCTCACCGGGGTGGTGGTCCTACACAAAGATGTCAACGTGGTGGTGGTAGAAGGAG GGCCGAAAGCACAGAAGAAATTTAAACGCCTGATGCTTAATCGAATAAAATGGGATGAGCAAACAACCAACCACAAGGGAGGCG ATGATGAATCGGACGAGGAATCTGTAAAAAAGGCCAACAAGTGCTCATTAGTGTGGGAG GGCACGGCCAAGGAGCGCAGCTTCGGAGACATAAAGTTCAAACAGTGCCCCACTGAGAACATGGCACGGGAACATTTTAAGAAGCACGGAGCTGAGCATTACTGGGATCTGGCTTTGAGCCAGTCCGTGCTGGAATCCACAGACTGA
- the MRPS21 gene encoding small ribosomal subunit protein bS21m — protein MANHLKFIARTVMVQNGNLDLAYKSLNRILTVDGIIDESKRRRYFEKPCNKRRRENYESCRRIYNTEMARKVTFLMRKNRLDPWPGC, from the exons ATGGCAAACCACCTGAAATTTATCGCTCGCACGGTGATGGTGCAGAATGGAAATTTGGATTTAGCCTACAAGTCATTAAACAG GATCCTTACTGTTGATGGCATCATCGACGAGTCCAAGAGGCGCCGTTATTTTGAGAAGCCGTGCAACAAGAGGCGACGGGAAAACTATGAAAGCTGCCGCCGGATATACAACACGGAGATGGCACGCAAGGTCACCTTCCTGATGCGGAAGAACCGACTGGATCCCTGGCCTGGGTGCTAG
- the PRPF3 gene encoding U4/U6 small nuclear ribonucleoprotein Prp3 isoform X2, translating into MALSRRELDDLKPWVEKTVKGVLGFSEPTVVTAALNCVGKGMDKKKTADHLKPFLDDSTLRFVDKLFDAVKEGRSSRHSRSSSDRSKKRELKDVFGDDSEVSKDHTNAKKRRIPRFEEVEEEPEVIPGPPTESPGMLTKMQIKQMMEAATRQIEERKKQLSFVGPAPVVRESSGKVSSAQSERSSIGNTIQPSQAATFMNDAIEKARKAAELQARIQAQLALKPGLIGTTNMVGLANLHAMGIAPPKVELKDQTKPTPLILDDMGRTVDATGKEIELTHRMPTLKANIRAVKREQFKQQLKEKPSEDLESNTFFDPRVTINPSQRQKRSFKFHDKGKFEKIAQRLRTKAQLEKLQAEISQAAKKTGIQTSTRLALIAPKKELKEGEIPEIEWWDSYIIPNGTELSVESLSKRKEFHGITNLVEHPAQLSPPVDTDSPVTLGIYLTQKEQKKLRRQTRREAQKELQEKVRLGLMPPPEPKVRISNLMRVLGTEAIQDPTRVEAHVRAQMAKRQKAHEEANAARKLTTEQRKEKKVKKLKEDISQGVHVTVYSIRNLSNLAKKFKIEANAGQLYLTGVVVLHKDVNVVVVEGGPKAQKKFKRLMLNRIKWDEQTTNHKGGDDESDEESVKKANKCSLVWEGTAKERSFGDIKFKQCPTENMAREHFKKHGAEHYWDLALSQSVLESTD; encoded by the exons ATGGCCCTCTCCAGGCGGGAGCTGGATGATTTGAAACCGTGGGTGGAAAAGACTGTGAAGGGAGTCTTGGGGTTCTCTGAGCCGACTGTGGTCACAGCTGCACTCAACTGCGTCGGGAAGGGAATGGACAAGAAGAAAACTGCTG ACCACCTGAAGCCATTTCTGGATGACTCCACATTGCGGTTTGTTGACAAGCTTTTCGATGCTGTAAAAGAAGGTCGCAGCTCCAGACACTCCAGGTCTAGCAGTGACAGAAGCAAAAAGCGTGAGCTAAAG GATGTGTTTGGAGACGATTCTGAAGTCTCCAAGGATCATACCAATGCGAAGAAGAGACGTATCCCGCGGttcgaggaggtggaggaggagccGGAAGTGATCCCTGGCCCTCCCACTGAGAGCCCAGGCATGCTGACCAAGATGCAG attaaGCAAATGATGGAGGCGGCGACACGGCAGATCGAAGAGCGGAAAAAGCAGCTGAGTTTCGTTGGCCCTGCTCCAGTGGTTAGAGAGTCATCGGGG AAAGTTTCCTCCGCGCAGTCCGAGCGCTCCTCCATAGGGAACACCATCCAGCCCTCCCAAGCCGCCACTTTCATGAACGACGCCATTGAGAAGGCCAGGAAAGCTGCCGAGCTGCAGGCCCGAATCCAGGCTCAGCTGGCCCTGAAACCAGGACTCATAGGCACCACCAACATGGTCGGCCTGGCCAACCTCCATGCCATGGGCATAGCCCCTCC TAAAGTGGAGCTGAAGGACCAGACGAAACCAACGCCTCTCATCTTGGATGACATGGGCCGCACTGTCGACGCCACAGGGAAGGAAATCGAGCTAACCCACCGCATGCCAACCCTGAAAGCCAACATCAGGGCGGTGAAAAGGGAGCAGTTCAAGCAGCAGCTAAAAGAGAAGCCGTCAGAGGACCTGGAATCGAACACTTTCTTCGACCCTCGTGTGACCATCAACCCCTCGCAGCGCCAGAAACGGAGCTTCAAGTTCCACGACAAGGGAAAGTTCGAGAAGATCGCCCAGCGGCTGCGGACGAAG GCACAACTGGAGAAGCTGCAGGCGGAGATCTCACAAGCAGCCAAGAAAACTGGTATCCAAACGTCGACCAGGCTAGCTCTGATCGCCCCCAAAAAAGAGTTAAAGGAAGGGGAGATACCAGAGATTGAGTGGTGGGACTCGTACATCATCCCCAATGGCACTGAACT ATCAGTGGAGTCCTTATCAAAACGAAAGGAGTTCCATGGGATTACAAACCTTGTGGAGCACCCAGCACAGCTCAGCCCTCCAG TCGACACAGATTCCCCGGTGACGCTCGGGATTTACCTAACCCAGAAAGAGCAGAAGAAGCTGCGGCGTCAGACTAGGAGGGAGGCACAGAAAGAACTGCAGGAGAAAGTGCGTCTGGGACTCATGCCACCTCCAGAGcccaaag TGCGAATATCAAACTTAATGCGAGTTCTGGGGACAGAAGCAATTCAGGATCCCACAAGGGTAGAGGCTCATGTCCGAGCACAGATGGCAAAACGGCAGAA AGCTCACGAAGAGGCGAACGCTGCCCGGAAGCTAACGACCGAACAGAGGAAAGAGAAGAAAGTAAAAAAACTAAAGGAAGATATTTCACAAGGAGTCCACGTAACTGTATATAG TATCAGAAATCTAAGCAACCTAGCCAAAAAGTTCAAGATCGAAGCCAACGCTGGCCAGCTTTACCTCACCGGGGTGGTGGTCCTACACAAAGATGTCAACGTGGTGGTGGTAGAAGGAG GGCCGAAAGCACAGAAGAAATTTAAACGCCTGATGCTTAATCGAATAAAATGGGATGAGCAAACAACCAACCACAAGGGAGGCG ATGATGAATCGGACGAGGAATCTGTAAAAAAGGCCAACAAGTGCTCATTAGTGTGGGAG GGCACGGCCAAGGAGCGCAGCTTCGGAGACATAAAGTTCAAACAGTGCCCCACTGAGAACATGGCACGGGAACATTTTAAGAAGCACGGAGCTGAGCATTACTGGGATCTGGCTTTGAGCCAGTCCGTGCTGGAATCCACAGACTGA